In Halosegnis marinus, one genomic interval encodes:
- a CDS encoding SdpI family protein: MNTRGRFGLAGLLVAASAVVGLVAAPDLPARMATHWNAAGVPDGTMPRTVALVFLPAIAAGLLGLFALLPRIDPLGGNVAAFRPAYDGFVVALSAFLAALHVGIVAFNLGYVFDFTLFVLAAVAGLFYCVGLLLEHVERNWFVGVRTPWTLSDERVWDRTHALAARLFKLSALVAVVGLAFGDYAIYFLLVPALGTAVVTVAYSYVLYARLPDAGGEVAAR; encoded by the coding sequence ATGAACACGCGAGGACGGTTCGGACTGGCGGGGCTGCTCGTCGCGGCGTCGGCCGTCGTCGGCCTCGTCGCCGCGCCCGACCTGCCGGCGCGGATGGCGACCCACTGGAACGCCGCCGGGGTGCCCGACGGGACGATGCCGCGGACGGTCGCGCTCGTCTTCCTTCCCGCGATCGCGGCGGGACTGCTCGGCCTGTTCGCGCTCCTGCCCCGCATCGACCCGCTCGGCGGGAACGTCGCCGCGTTCCGGCCCGCGTACGACGGGTTCGTCGTCGCGCTGTCGGCCTTCCTCGCCGCGCTGCACGTCGGCATCGTCGCGTTCAACCTCGGCTACGTCTTCGACTTCACGCTGTTCGTGCTCGCGGCCGTCGCGGGGCTGTTCTACTGCGTCGGCCTCCTGCTCGAACACGTCGAGCGGAACTGGTTCGTCGGCGTCCGCACGCCGTGGACGCTGTCGGACGAGCGCGTCTGGGACCGGACTCACGCGCTCGCCGCGCGGCTGTTCAAACTGAGCGCGCTCGTCGCGGTCGTCGGCCTCGCGTTCGGCGACTACGCGATATACTTCCTGCTCGTCCCCGCGCTCGGGACGGCCGTCGTCACCGTCGCGTACTCGTACGTGCTCTACGCGCGGCTCCCCGACGCGGGCGGCGAGGTCGCGGCGCGGTAG
- a CDS encoding HTTM domain-containing protein encodes MARSLPDALRARLGVDPRALAALRVALGLLVLADLALRAGDLVAFYTDAGVLPRALLFEAYPTVGRLSLYALFGSPLWAATLFLLTAGVACALVAGYRSRLAALALFVLLLSLHTRNLLVLNAGDSLLRRLLLWGALLPLGARWGLDGGEKRDRVVSVATAGLLVQVFVVYGVNAVIKLRGEAWRSGEAVRYVFGIDALTVGLGDALAGQSWLLSLGAHAWLALLVASPLLLLATGRLRAALVGAFVGGHLFMFLTLRLGVFPLVSAAGLLVFLPPLVWDRVEAATADLRARAAGRWLPRPGGALLGRLDPPATRTVAALLLAFVLVWNASSLGLVALPAASGSVDPEQRRWDMFAPEPPKTDSWHVPVGTTADGERVDALRGGAPVFDVADSGATYPSHRWYVYLGDLRGAPALRPGLAAHLCERWDRTHASDLVRVEHVLVTRRVVLDGSAPVERRGLGTYDCP; translated from the coding sequence ATGGCCCGCTCCCTCCCCGACGCCCTCCGCGCCCGCCTCGGGGTCGACCCGCGGGCGCTCGCCGCCCTCCGGGTCGCGCTCGGCCTACTCGTGCTCGCGGACCTCGCGCTTCGGGCCGGCGACCTGGTCGCCTTCTACACCGACGCGGGCGTGCTGCCGCGCGCGCTCCTGTTCGAGGCGTACCCGACGGTCGGCCGGCTCTCGCTGTACGCGCTGTTCGGCTCCCCGCTGTGGGCCGCGACGCTGTTCCTCCTCACCGCGGGCGTCGCCTGCGCGCTCGTCGCCGGCTACCGGAGCCGCCTCGCCGCCCTCGCGCTGTTCGTCCTCCTGCTCTCGCTCCACACGCGGAACCTCCTCGTGCTCAACGCCGGCGACTCCCTGCTCCGGCGGCTGTTGCTGTGGGGCGCGCTCCTCCCGCTCGGGGCGCGGTGGGGTCTCGACGGGGGGGAGAAACGCGACCGCGTCGTCTCCGTGGCGACGGCGGGCCTGCTCGTGCAGGTGTTCGTCGTGTACGGCGTCAACGCGGTCATCAAGCTCCGCGGGGAGGCGTGGCGCTCGGGCGAGGCCGTCCGCTACGTGTTCGGCATCGACGCGCTCACCGTCGGCCTCGGTGACGCGCTCGCGGGGCAGTCGTGGCTTCTCTCGCTCGGCGCGCACGCGTGGCTCGCCCTGCTCGTCGCCTCGCCACTGCTCCTGCTCGCGACGGGACGGCTCCGCGCCGCGCTCGTCGGCGCGTTCGTCGGCGGCCACCTGTTCATGTTCCTCACGCTCCGGCTGGGGGTGTTCCCGCTCGTCTCTGCGGCGGGGCTACTCGTCTTCCTACCGCCCCTCGTCTGGGACCGCGTCGAGGCCGCGACCGCCGACCTCCGGGCGCGGGCCGCCGGGCGCTGGCTCCCCCGTCCGGGCGGGGCCCTGCTCGGTCGCCTCGACCCGCCCGCGACCCGGACGGTCGCGGCGCTCCTGCTCGCCTTCGTCCTCGTGTGGAACGCCTCGTCGCTCGGGCTGGTCGCCCTGCCCGCGGCCTCGGGGAGCGTGGACCCCGAGCAGCGCCGCTGGGACATGTTCGCGCCGGAACCTCCGAAGACCGATAGCTGGCACGTCCCGGTCGGGACGACCGCGGACGGAGAGCGGGTGGACGCGCTCCGCGGCGGCGCGCCCGTCTTCGACGTGGCCGACTCGGGGGCGACGTACCCCAGCCACCGCTGGTACGTCTACCTCGGGGACCTGCGGGGCGCGCCCGCGCTCCGGCCCGGCCTCGCCGCCCACCTCTGTGAGCGATGGGACCGAACACACGCGAGCGACCTCGTCCGGGTCGAACACGTCCTCGTGACCCGGCGGGTCGTCCTCGACGGGAGCGCGCCCGTCGAACGGCGGGGGCTCGGGACGTACGACTGTCCGTGA
- a CDS encoding FAD-dependent oxidoreductase: MDPFVVVGGDAAGLSAASKLKREAPDREVVVFEKGRWVSYAHCGTPYYVKGEVDSLTDLVSLSPDEVAERDIDLRREHEVVAVDPEDRVVVAEGPAGRVEQPYGDVLLGTGARARSDPIEGADLFGAFTLHGLPDATAIRAFVDDGFDPETAALGPMSPDEFRRHADADPPETAAVIGGGYVGVEMAEALAAHGIDVHVLQRGSHLLGGFGAAVGEAVADELAAQGVTVHTDTAVEAIEGEGRVERVAFEGGALDAGAAIVGVGIAPNTALAEDAGADLGPSGAVAVDRYGRTSVEGVYAAGDCAESRHVVSGEATWVPLGLTANRAGRAIGATLGGDPTPVGGVAGTAVVKAFDLGAGRTGFVSESAAREAGFDPVSETITAGSRSGYYPGAEETTVTLTADRGTGRVLGASVVGRDRAAKRIDTVATALGSDTTVAEMERLDLAYAPPFSPVWDPILVAAKVLRDRV, encoded by the coding sequence ATGGACCCGTTCGTCGTCGTCGGCGGTGACGCCGCCGGCCTCAGCGCCGCGAGCAAACTCAAGCGGGAGGCGCCCGACCGCGAGGTCGTCGTCTTCGAGAAGGGCCGGTGGGTGTCGTACGCGCACTGCGGCACGCCGTACTACGTGAAGGGCGAGGTGGACTCGCTCACCGACCTCGTCTCGCTGTCGCCCGACGAGGTCGCGGAACGGGACATCGACCTCCGGCGCGAGCACGAGGTCGTCGCGGTCGACCCCGAGGACCGCGTCGTCGTCGCGGAGGGGCCCGCGGGCCGGGTCGAACAGCCGTACGGCGACGTCCTGCTCGGGACCGGGGCGCGCGCCCGCTCGGACCCGATCGAGGGGGCGGACCTGTTCGGCGCGTTCACGCTCCACGGGCTGCCCGACGCGACCGCCATCCGCGCGTTCGTCGACGACGGCTTCGACCCCGAGACGGCCGCGCTCGGGCCGATGTCGCCCGACGAGTTCCGGCGACACGCCGACGCCGACCCCCCGGAGACGGCGGCGGTCATCGGGGGCGGCTACGTCGGCGTCGAGATGGCCGAAGCCCTCGCGGCCCACGGCATCGACGTCCACGTCCTCCAGCGCGGGAGCCACCTCCTCGGCGGGTTCGGGGCGGCGGTCGGCGAGGCCGTCGCGGACGAACTCGCCGCGCAGGGGGTGACCGTCCACACGGACACCGCCGTCGAGGCAATCGAGGGCGAGGGGCGCGTCGAGCGCGTCGCCTTCGAGGGCGGCGCTCTCGACGCGGGCGCGGCGATAGTCGGCGTCGGCATCGCGCCCAACACCGCGCTCGCGGAGGACGCGGGCGCCGACCTCGGGCCGTCGGGGGCCGTCGCCGTGGACCGCTACGGCCGGACGAGCGTCGAGGGCGTCTACGCCGCGGGCGACTGCGCCGAGTCGCGCCACGTCGTGAGCGGCGAGGCGACGTGGGTGCCGCTCGGCCTCACCGCGAACCGGGCGGGCCGGGCCATCGGGGCCACGCTCGGGGGCGACCCGACGCCCGTCGGCGGCGTGGCGGGCACCGCGGTGGTGAAGGCGTTCGACCTCGGCGCGGGTCGCACCGGGTTCGTCTCCGAGTCGGCGGCGCGCGAGGCGGGGTTCGACCCCGTCTCCGAGACCATCACCGCGGGGTCGCGCTCGGGCTACTACCCGGGGGCCGAGGAGACGACGGTGACGCTGACGGCGGACCGCGGCACCGGGCGCGTGCTGGGCGCGAGCGTCGTCGGGCGCGACCGCGCGGCGAAACGCATCGACACCGTCGCGACGGCCCTCGGGTCCGACACGACCGTCGCCGAAATGGAACGGCTCGACCTCGCGTACGCGCCGCCGTTCTCGCCCGTGTGGGACCCGATACTCGTCGCGGCGAAGGTGCTGCGCGACCGCGTGTAG
- a CDS encoding glycosyltransferase produces the protein MDVLVTHRNQGPTVRDSIRDLLRYKAPDDRIIVVDANSSDGSLDTLERLSVNEGIVLKHVPGASRGRGRQSAFEAGDNDIVAAHIDMDASYSAGLFEAAEYYRELRRTHDPGLVLFHGGMIADRSVVADAGGWRDLDVHEDKDLWVRADADAPVYRLPVSVVDAHHNFEWDSWRYRQRRRYQNYRDALRLGVGYRTLVRSLRHHLPSPARYRDRTLLALAAQRATAGDLGGFEPGDFNPETHFLRELRFEALVAAGLLSPTVLDVPDRLADYARDDGYPARTSYDELVD, from the coding sequence ATGGACGTCCTCGTTACACACCGGAACCAGGGGCCGACGGTGCGGGACAGTATCCGCGACCTCCTCCGATACAAGGCCCCGGACGACCGTATCATCGTTGTCGATGCGAACTCGTCGGACGGGTCGCTGGACACGCTCGAACGGTTGTCGGTTAACGAGGGGATCGTCCTCAAACACGTTCCCGGGGCCTCGCGCGGTCGCGGCCGACAGTCGGCGTTCGAAGCGGGCGACAACGACATCGTCGCGGCCCACATCGACATGGACGCGAGCTACTCGGCCGGACTGTTCGAAGCCGCGGAGTACTATCGGGAGCTCCGACGAACGCACGACCCCGGACTCGTGCTGTTCCACGGCGGGATGATCGCCGATCGCTCGGTCGTCGCCGATGCCGGTGGATGGCGAGACCTCGACGTCCACGAGGACAAGGACCTCTGGGTGAGAGCCGACGCCGACGCCCCGGTGTACCGGCTCCCCGTCTCGGTCGTCGACGCGCACCACAACTTCGAGTGGGACTCGTGGCGATACCGACAGCGACGGCGGTACCAGAACTACCGCGACGCGCTCCGGCTCGGCGTCGGCTACCGCACGCTCGTCCGGTCGCTCCGTCACCACCTGCCCTCGCCCGCCCGATACCGCGACCGGACGCTCCTCGCACTGGCGGCACAGCGGGCGACGGCCGGCGACCTCGGTGGATTCGAACCCGGTGATTTCAACCCGGAGACCCACTTCCTCCGGGAGCTCCGCTTCGAGGCGCTCGTCGCCGCGGGGTTGTTGAGTCCGACGGTACTCGACGTCCCGGATCGGCTCGCCGACTACGCGAGGGACGACGGGTATCCGGCCCGAACCAGTTACGACGAACTCGTCGACTGA
- a CDS encoding MATE family efflux transporter has protein sequence MSPRVPNPVRLVVLAVGLLLARLGVVDERRARRTTDLAWPRVVTGIARMSKNAVDVAMVGIALGSAGIAGVGYAGPYWGLAFALGGGLAAGTIALVSQHYGGEDDATEGIGRAVRSSVLVVLAVTLPLVAALAVFAEPLIDLVSGNPEAVAVGGDYLRVVAFGVPFAALNLVGSRVFIGADDAWTPMAVRGGGAVLNIALNAFFIFALDMGAVGAATGTVLSNVAGTAAFAVGLSRGRLPGIGALPVQVDPLGPYVDLDTARDIVDIGAPVVGRSMVWTVAEFPMLAIADSFGVAVAAAYVIARRIWGIMNTPGWGFGLASSSLVGQSLGANDEAEAEAFGEDVIRHAVGVYLVSAFVVALFARPIVGAFDPTPDAIPVAVALVYAACVAVVMQGVSGGAAGPLDASGDTRWPFAAQAVGMFGCSIPLAYIGATTPLGLWGLYLAFAAETGVPAALNYYRFRAGTWKEVSRGFGPGRPADD, from the coding sequence ATCTCCCCGCGCGTCCCCAATCCGGTCCGCCTCGTCGTCCTCGCGGTCGGCCTCCTCCTGGCCCGACTCGGCGTCGTCGACGAGCGGCGCGCCCGCCGGACGACGGACCTCGCGTGGCCCCGCGTCGTCACGGGCATCGCGCGGATGTCGAAGAACGCCGTGGACGTGGCGATGGTCGGCATCGCGCTCGGCTCCGCGGGCATCGCGGGCGTCGGCTACGCCGGCCCGTACTGGGGGCTCGCCTTCGCGCTCGGCGGCGGCCTCGCCGCCGGCACCATCGCGCTCGTCTCCCAGCACTACGGCGGCGAGGACGACGCCACCGAGGGTATCGGCCGGGCCGTCCGCTCGTCGGTGCTCGTCGTCCTCGCCGTCACGCTCCCGCTCGTCGCGGCGCTCGCGGTCTTCGCCGAACCGCTCATCGACCTCGTGAGCGGCAACCCCGAGGCCGTCGCCGTCGGGGGCGACTACCTCCGGGTCGTCGCGTTCGGCGTCCCCTTCGCCGCGCTCAACCTCGTCGGGTCGCGCGTCTTCATCGGCGCGGACGACGCGTGGACCCCGATGGCCGTCCGCGGCGGCGGCGCGGTGCTCAACATCGCGCTGAACGCCTTCTTCATCTTCGCGCTCGACATGGGCGCGGTCGGCGCGGCGACCGGCACCGTGCTCTCGAACGTCGCCGGGACGGCCGCCTTCGCCGTCGGCCTCTCGCGGGGGCGGCTCCCCGGCATCGGCGCCCTCCCCGTGCAGGTGGACCCGCTCGGCCCGTACGTGGACCTCGACACGGCCCGCGACATCGTGGACATCGGCGCGCCGGTCGTCGGCCGCTCGATGGTGTGGACCGTCGCGGAGTTCCCGATGCTCGCCATCGCCGACAGCTTCGGGGTGGCCGTCGCCGCCGCGTACGTCATCGCGCGGCGCATCTGGGGCATCATGAACACCCCCGGCTGGGGCTTCGGCCTCGCGTCCTCCTCGCTCGTCGGACAGTCGCTCGGGGCGAACGACGAGGCCGAGGCCGAGGCGTTCGGCGAGGACGTCATCCGCCACGCCGTCGGCGTCTACCTCGTGTCGGCGTTCGTCGTCGCCCTGTTCGCCCGCCCCATCGTCGGGGCGTTCGACCCGACCCCCGACGCGATTCCCGTCGCCGTCGCGCTCGTGTACGCCGCCTGTGTCGCCGTCGTGATGCAGGGCGTCTCGGGCGGCGCGGCCGGCCCGCTCGACGCCAGCGGCGACACCCGCTGGCCCTTCGCCGCGCAGGCCGTCGGGATGTTCGGCTGTTCCATCCCGCTCGCGTACATCGGCGCGACGACCCCGCTCGGCCTGTGGGGGCTCTACCTCGCGTTCGCCGCCGAGACGGGCGTCCCCGCCGCGCTCAACTACTACCGCTTCCGCGCCGGCACGTGGAAGGAGGTGAGCCGCGGGTTCGGGCCGGGGCGGCCGGCGGACGACTAG
- a CDS encoding GAF domain-containing protein: protein MSSSVRVLLVDDEPDVRDLTATYLERVDEAIRTVAAADAEAALDRLDAERVDCVVSDYDMPGTDGLALFEQVRERDPDLPFVLFTGKGSEEIASEAITKGVTDYLQKGTGTDQYDVLANRVRNAVDRAAAERRASDLSRINDLIRVVQGELVRADTPEDIRRRVCESLTGADSYRSAWVGTVDGDSGRIEPVATAGGVAAYLETVEIRHDDTPRGNGPAGRAVRTREPQVLRHAAEGFDVPDWRDRAEEFGIESVIVLPLADGGRLHGVLTVYADRHDAFDGEERTVLAELADTVAKALTAAENRRRLEQYETVVDAVGDAVYACDAAGRIAFVNDAFEDLTGYDRGALVGSPLSRVFADGDLDRVESTLGDRDALSDGGVALELDAVRADGATVPCEVHVGVLSGASDFGGTAGVVRDVSDRRADERARRRLYELATDPDRGFEATCRGLLDLGCERLGVDNGKLNAVDAETGRHETVFAADGAGEGTTVAGDETYCRRVVDEERLVALHNAGEQGWADDPAYERYGHECYIGTEVVADGEPYGAVCFTDPSPRGTGFTEAERSFVELVARAVGHEIERERARDRLASREETLRRLHRVLSDPERDHEGKVEAVLELGREALGVRYGVLSQVNGDRYELSSLVAPDGYEEFEPGAVIDITESGCERTVADRETVSVASMADDPAWSDKPIHTHVGMSCYIGTPVVVEGDLHGTLCFHHDEPRDAPFRSWEETLVELLGQWVGYTLAERRNEAALARERDRLEEFAATLSHDLRTPLSVATGRLDLAATDAEDGAVAESLDAARAALDRMDALVDDTLALARQGRTVGETAPTDLGAAARTAWSHLDAADATLHVADDLPRVGADDDRLVRLLENVFANSLDHAGETVAVSVSPAETDGSGLGFRVDDDGPGIPESERETVFERGYSTSEDGTGFGLSIVERIATAHGWTVRAAESPDGGAAFVFAGLEAA, encoded by the coding sequence ATGTCATCCTCTGTCAGGGTCCTGCTCGTCGACGACGAACCGGACGTCCGCGACCTGACGGCGACGTATCTCGAACGGGTCGACGAGGCCATACGGACGGTCGCCGCCGCCGACGCGGAGGCGGCGCTCGACCGCCTCGACGCGGAACGGGTCGACTGCGTCGTCTCGGACTACGACATGCCCGGGACCGACGGGCTGGCGCTGTTCGAGCAGGTCCGCGAGCGCGACCCCGACCTCCCGTTCGTGCTGTTCACGGGGAAAGGGTCGGAGGAGATAGCGAGCGAGGCGATCACGAAGGGCGTCACCGACTACCTCCAGAAGGGGACGGGGACCGACCAGTACGACGTGCTCGCCAACCGGGTGCGCAACGCCGTCGACCGGGCGGCCGCGGAGCGGCGCGCGTCGGACCTCTCGCGCATCAACGACCTCATCCGGGTCGTGCAGGGCGAACTCGTCCGCGCCGATACGCCCGAGGACATCCGCCGCCGGGTCTGCGAGTCGCTCACCGGGGCCGACTCGTACCGCTCCGCGTGGGTCGGCACCGTCGACGGCGACTCCGGCCGCATCGAGCCGGTCGCGACCGCCGGCGGGGTCGCGGCGTATCTGGAGACGGTGGAGATACGCCACGACGACACGCCGCGGGGGAACGGGCCGGCCGGCAGGGCCGTCCGGACACGGGAGCCACAGGTGTTGCGCCACGCGGCCGAGGGGTTCGACGTCCCCGACTGGCGCGACCGCGCCGAGGAGTTCGGCATCGAGTCGGTCATCGTCCTCCCGCTGGCCGACGGGGGGCGGCTCCACGGCGTGTTGACGGTGTACGCCGACCGCCACGACGCCTTCGACGGCGAGGAGCGGACCGTCCTCGCCGAACTCGCCGACACGGTGGCCAAGGCGCTCACCGCCGCGGAGAACCGCCGTCGGCTCGAACAGTACGAGACGGTGGTCGACGCCGTCGGCGACGCGGTGTACGCCTGCGACGCCGCCGGCCGCATCGCGTTCGTCAACGACGCGTTCGAGGACCTGACCGGCTACGACCGCGGGGCGCTCGTCGGCTCGCCGCTCTCGCGGGTGTTCGCGGACGGCGACCTCGACCGCGTCGAGTCGACACTGGGGGACCGGGACGCGCTCTCGGACGGGGGCGTCGCCCTCGAACTCGACGCCGTCCGCGCCGACGGGGCGACGGTCCCCTGCGAGGTCCACGTCGGCGTGCTCTCGGGTGCGAGCGACTTCGGCGGGACGGCCGGCGTCGTCCGCGACGTCTCCGACCGTCGGGCCGACGAGCGCGCCCGGCGGCGGCTGTACGAACTGGCGACCGACCCCGACCGCGGCTTCGAGGCGACGTGTCGGGGGCTGCTCGACCTCGGGTGCGAGCGCCTCGGCGTGGACAACGGGAAGCTCAACGCCGTCGACGCCGAGACCGGCCGCCACGAGACGGTGTTCGCCGCCGACGGCGCCGGCGAGGGGACGACCGTCGCCGGCGACGAGACCTACTGCCGACGCGTCGTCGACGAGGAGCGGCTGGTCGCGCTCCACAACGCCGGCGAGCAGGGGTGGGCCGACGACCCGGCCTACGAGCGGTACGGCCACGAGTGTTACATCGGGACCGAGGTGGTCGCCGACGGCGAACCGTACGGCGCGGTCTGCTTCACCGACCCCTCGCCGCGGGGAACGGGGTTCACGGAGGCCGAGCGGTCGTTCGTCGAACTCGTCGCCCGCGCGGTGGGCCACGAGATAGAGCGCGAGCGGGCCCGCGACCGGCTGGCGTCGCGCGAGGAGACCCTGCGACGGCTCCACCGCGTCCTCTCGGACCCCGAGCGCGACCACGAGGGGAAGGTGGAGGCGGTGCTGGAGCTGGGCCGGGAGGCGCTCGGCGTCCGCTACGGCGTCCTGTCGCAGGTCAACGGCGACCGCTACGAACTGTCGTCGCTGGTCGCCCCCGACGGCTACGAGGAGTTCGAGCCCGGCGCGGTCATCGACATCACGGAGAGCGGCTGTGAGCGCACCGTCGCGGACCGCGAGACGGTGAGCGTCGCCTCGATGGCGGACGACCCCGCGTGGTCGGACAAGCCCATCCACACCCACGTCGGCATGTCCTGTTACATCGGGACGCCGGTCGTCGTCGAGGGGGACCTCCACGGGACGCTGTGTTTCCACCACGACGAGCCGCGCGACGCGCCGTTCCGGTCGTGGGAGGAGACGCTGGTCGAACTGCTGGGCCAGTGGGTCGGCTACACGCTCGCCGAGCGGCGCAACGAGGCGGCGCTGGCTCGCGAGCGGGACCGGCTGGAGGAGTTCGCGGCCACGCTGTCACACGACCTGCGGACGCCGCTGTCGGTCGCGACCGGCCGGCTCGACCTCGCCGCGACCGACGCCGAGGACGGGGCGGTCGCCGAGTCGCTCGACGCCGCCCGCGCCGCCCTCGACCGGATGGACGCGCTCGTCGACGACACGCTGGCGCTGGCCCGACAGGGCCGCACGGTCGGCGAGACGGCCCCGACCGACCTCGGGGCCGCGGCACGGACGGCGTGGTCGCACCTGGACGCCGCCGACGCGACCCTGCACGTGGCCGACGACCTCCCCCGCGTCGGGGCCGACGACGACCGCCTCGTCCGGCTGTTGGAGAACGTGTTCGCCAACAGCCTCGACCACGCCGGCGAGACGGTCGCCGTGTCGGTCTCGCCGGCCGAGACGGACGGCTCGGGGCTCGGCTTCCGCGTGGACGACGACGGGCCGGGCATCCCCGAGTCGGAGCGCGAGACGGTGTTCGAGCGCGGCTACTCGACGAGCGAGGACGGCACGGGGTTCGGCCTGAGCATCGTCGAGCGCATCGCCACGGCCCACGGCTGGACGGTGCGCGCGGCGGAGTCGCCCGACGGCGGCGCGGCGTTCGTGTTCGCGGGGCTCGAAGCCGCCTGA
- a CDS encoding DUF5995 family protein, translating to MQTPFGPLNREALRAVAAALGRDPFPPGEGAVGVADLLSDPYADPADAHRRLALAERRFVRAGDRRAVFLTVYGAVTARVRRDLAGDRFADPEWVAGYLVAFANRYRRALLAYERDDRERVPRAWLLAFDGALAGETLVAQDALLGINAHVVHDLALALDDAGIDPRAERRRDHDAVNAVLRALVDTEQDLLADRYAPGLGTLDAAAGRFDERAAFRTLAEGRDWAWRCAVALADGGPLARRGVRWLLDAVSLGAGRLLVRPTRDERVRERLRAAERGGEPRS from the coding sequence GTGCAGACACCGTTCGGGCCGCTGAACAGGGAGGCACTCCGGGCGGTCGCGGCCGCCCTCGGTCGCGACCCCTTCCCGCCCGGGGAGGGCGCCGTCGGGGTCGCGGACCTGCTTTCCGACCCCTACGCGGACCCCGCGGACGCCCACCGACGGCTTGCGCTCGCCGAGCGCCGGTTCGTCCGCGCCGGCGACCGCCGGGCCGTCTTCCTCACCGTCTACGGCGCCGTCACCGCGCGGGTGCGCCGCGACCTCGCGGGCGACCGCTTCGCCGACCCGGAGTGGGTCGCCGGCTACCTCGTCGCGTTCGCGAACCGCTACCGGCGGGCGCTGCTCGCCTACGAGCGCGACGACCGGGAGCGCGTCCCCCGCGCGTGGCTCCTCGCCTTCGACGGCGCGCTCGCCGGCGAGACGCTCGTCGCGCAGGACGCCCTGTTGGGAATCAACGCCCACGTCGTCCACGACCTCGCGCTCGCGCTGGACGACGCCGGCATCGACCCGCGCGCGGAACGACGGCGCGACCACGACGCCGTCAACGCCGTCCTTCGCGCGCTCGTGGACACGGAACAGGACCTGCTCGCCGACCGCTACGCCCCCGGGCTGGGAACGCTCGACGCCGCCGCCGGACGGTTCGACGAGCGGGCCGCGTTCCGCACGCTCGCGGAGGGGCGCGACTGGGCGTGGCGGTGTGCGGTCGCGCTCGCCGACGGCGGCCCCCTCGCTCGACGGGGCGTCCGGTGGCTCCTCGACGCGGTGTCGCTCGGGGCCGGTCGGCTGCTCGTCCGCCCGACCCGCGACGAGCGGGTGCGCGAGCGCCTCCGGGCAGCGGAGCGGGGCGGCGAGCCGAGGTCGTAG